The following is a genomic window from candidate division KSB1 bacterium.
TTTCCCCATTTCGATTCCTTCACTTCCAGCCAGCGAATATTTTTTTCGTCGTTGTTGAGCAAAACCGCCTCGACCTTGCTTGCCATCTCGACGAGTCGGTTCGCCTGCGCGCTGAGATCGACCGCCAGCGACGCCGCTTCGCCGCCGATTTGATACTCAGCAATATCGCACAGCTTGATCACTTCACCGAGGTGCTCGGCGCATTGGCGCATTTCTTTAACTAGCGCCGGCGTTAATTTCGTCGCCAGCTCTTGAAACGTTTTGTCCTGGACGACGGCCGGCGTCAGCCGCAATTTGGTTTCGGAAAAATTTTCGCCGTCTGCCGCGCCACCGCGATTTCCCCTGCCGGAAACCCAGTAGAAAAGCTGATCCATCAGTTCGTTGAGGCGAAATTCCACGTGCCCCACCGCCGGCTCGCAAACCATTTCGATCTGCTGATGAAATTTATCAATCAGCGAGCGGCTGATTCTGCCGGCTGCACTTTGAATCTTCGCCATCGTGAACGGCAGCACACCGGTGATTTTCGCATCTTTGACGCGATAAAGCCGGTGCAAGATGCGCAAGATCCCGTGATAACTCGCCGCCACGCCAAAATACGATGACGCCACGTCTTCAACGTCGTGCGCCTCGTCGAGAATGAGGCGCTGGTATTTCGGCAAAACCGCAATCTCTGAGCTCTCGCCCGACTCTTGCCGCACCGAGAGATCGGCGAAGAGCAAATGATGGTTGGCGACGAGAACATCCGCCGAGGCCGCCCGGCGCCGCGCATTGTAAAAAAAACATTCGTGATAAAATTTGCATTTTGAGCGCAGCGTCGTGTCGCTTTCGGATTGAATTTTTTCCCAAACCTGTTCTTGCGGGATAAAAGCCAAATCCGACTTGCTGCCGTCGGGCGTTTTCTTCGCCCACTCGAGAATCGCCTGCAGTTCCTGCTGCTGCCCCGGCTCGGTAAAAAGATCGGGTTGAATCTGCGCCTCGGACAGCTTGCGCAGGCAGGCGTAATTCGTGCGGCCTTTCACCAGCTCGGCGCGAAATTTCAAATCGAGCGCCTGCTGCAAAAGCGGTATGTCTTTGTTGATCAACTGCTCTTGTAAATTGATCGTGCCGGTGGCGATCACCGTGCGCTCGCGATTTTTGACACTCCATTCGATGGCCGGCAGCAGATACGCCATCGTTTTGCCTGTGCCCGTGCCGGCTTCGATAATCGCGATTTTGTTTTCATTAAAAGCGTCGGCCACTTTTTCCAGCATCGTGAGCTGCTGCGGCCGCGATTCAAAATTTTCCAGCTTGGCCGCAATCCGGCCATCGGCAGAGAGCAGTTGTTTTAATGACGGCACCGCGAGCAACACCACTTCCTTCGGCTTCTGCGCCTCGACGACGACGTAAATGTCGGTGACGGTATTGTTGACGATGAAAAAACCGATGCCTTCGTTGCCAAGCTGCGAGGCGATCATCGCGTCCGCATCCGACGGCTGCAAGACGCCGGATGGATGGTTGTGAATTACCACATCGCCGGTGTGCGCGACGTTCGTAATCGCCGGCACCAAATTCTTGTTGCCGCGCGCCAGCACCTGCGCCGATTCGACGACGCCCTTGCCGTCCGTTTTGCCGAGGAAGAACACCTCGTTGCCGCCGGCGTCCCGAATGTGCAGGCGCATGTAGACGATGGCTTCGTCGGAGAGGCAGGATTGTATTTTGTTGGATGTGACCACTTGTACTTTAGCTATCCACTTGTCATAATATGGATCATTGCTGGGGTATATCCCATTTTTAGTTGAAATTTTTTGTGGCTCTTCCCCCAGAGGCTGCGCCGCGTTGCATTGCTTGTTGTAGCAGCGGTATATAACGATATCCCTTGAGTTTTCTCAGCCGGGTTCTATTGCCAAGAGTGCCGACGCGAGCCAACGTTGTCGTTGAGAGCTATTACGCCAGGAGGTGACTTTGCGCGTCAGGCGCTCGACG
Proteins encoded in this region:
- a CDS encoding DEAD/DEAH box helicase, with the translated sequence MVTSNKIQSCLSDEAIVYMRLHIRDAGGNEVFFLGKTDGKGVVESAQVLARGNKNLVPAITNVAHTGDVVIHNHPSGVLQPSDADAMIASQLGNEGIGFFIVNNTVTDIYVVVEAQKPKEVVLLAVPSLKQLLSADGRIAAKLENFESRPQQLTMLEKVADAFNENKIAIIEAGTGTGKTMAYLLPAIEWSVKNRERTVIATGTINLQEQLINKDIPLLQQALDLKFRAELVKGRTNYACLRKLSEAQIQPDLFTEPGQQQELQAILEWAKKTPDGSKSDLAFIPQEQVWEKIQSESDTTLRSKCKFYHECFFYNARRRAASADVLVANHHLLFADLSVRQESGESSEIAVLPKYQRLILDEAHDVEDVASSYFGVAASYHGILRILHRLYRVKDAKITGVLPFTMAKIQSAAGRISRSLIDKFHQQIEMVCEPAVGHVEFRLNELMDQLFYWVSGRGNRGGAADGENFSETKLRLTPAVVQDKTFQELATKLTPALVKEMRQCAEHLGEVIKLCDIAEYQIGGEAASLAVDLSAQANRLVEMASKVEAVLLNNDEKNIRWLEVKESKWGNLVRLRNAPLDVAPILKKNVFEKFPTVVLTSATLAVGKSFDFIEKNLGLAEKNSGALQDSKGRRIHKTATQLGSPFDFGRQALIVIPTDIPEPNARDYPQQLREGLLRALKISRGRAFILFTAYGLLNQMHRELASELAAAGIVAMKQGQENRHRLLENFKRQVGSALFATDSFWQGVDVHGEALECVIIPRLPFKVPSEPVLEARVEAIERRGGNSFMEYSVPQAVIKFKQGFGRLIRRKSDFGAIVIFDNRIVKKFYGRLFLESLPDCRIAAGNSDEVFAEMAAFYKQQRGN